From Triticum urartu cultivar G1812 chromosome 2, Tu2.1, whole genome shotgun sequence, a single genomic window includes:
- the LOC125538402 gene encoding uncharacterized protein LOC125538402 isoform X2 — translation MLREHRWVQAAVLSSQVEENSAYSWMAHPPATESHLPPPAGHPRVVCGSRPSFGSSEHLRGAPAMQATYLSPISATRSHRLRTASSWILLISLSPTHMRGTDIVSYDSFRHPVVLLPSAAPCGIWFKLQDFAIHGVDADFLPYDDDGDFDEAIDLDDDEGEPNPDEFQSHDALSGWSSRTKGVARYLKTLFDEESGRGRKNVVIDHLVNGKSRKEASRMFFETLVLSTKDYIQVEQPIPFGLINVKPVSKLLKTDF, via the exons ATGTTGCGCGAGCACCGGTGGGTGCAGGCGGCTGTCTTGTCATCGCAGGTAGAGGAGAACTCGGCCTACAGTTGGATGGCACACCCACCAGCGACGGAGAGCCACCTCCCGCCGCCGGCCGGCCATCCCCGAGTCGTCTGTGGCTCTCGCCCTAGCTTTGGATCCAGCGAGCACCTTAGGGGCGCGCCGGCGATGCAGGCCACGTACCTCTCCCCAATCTCTGCAACGAGAAGCCACCGACTGCGGACGGCGAGCTCCTGGATCCTGCTGATCTCGCTGTCCCCAACCCACATGCGTGGCACGGACATCGTTTCCTATGACAGTTTCCGACACCCTGTGGTGTTGTTACCGTCAGCTGCACCCTGTGGTATTTGGTTTAAATTACAGGATTTTGCAATTCATGGTGTCGACGCAG ATTTTCTACCCTATGATGATGATGGGGACTTTGATGAGGCAATTGATCTTGATGATGATGAGGGTGAGCCAAATCCTGACGAATTCCAGTCTCATGATGCACTTAGTGGCTGGTCTTCTCGTACCAA GGGTGTTGCAAGATATCTCAAGACTTTATTCGATGAAGAGTCTGGTCGGGGGAGAAAGAATGTTGTCATTGATCATCTGGTAAATGGAAAGTCTCGGAAAGAAGCCTCAAGGATGTTCTTCGAGACCTTG GTCCTTTCGACGAAGGACTACATTCAGGTGGAGCAACCAATTCCCTTTGGTTTAATAAACGTGAAGCCAGTATCCAAGCTCCTGAAGACAGATTTCTAG